The DNA segment TGCTGCACTAAATCTTAGGCCAAGTGGTTTTTCTTTCTCTGTATCCAGTTGCTGTTGGGTAAGTAAATCTGCTTTTACCATTAAACCCATAATTGTATTTCTGCGGGCAAGCGAGCGGTCGGGGTTACGCGTTGGAGAATACCGGCTGATCCCTTTCAGGATTCCAATGAGGGTAGCCGACTGCGCTACCGTCAGTTGATCGGGCGTGGTATTGAAATATACCCTTGCGGCTGATTTTATACCATAAGCCTGGTTTCCAAAATCAACCGTATTCAGGTACATAACAAGTATTTCTTCTTTGGTATAATTGCGTTCCAGCTTTACTGCAATTACCCATTCCTGAAATTTTTGGAGGATACGCTTTAAAAAATTCTTTTGTCTGCCCTCTTCCGAGAACAGGTTTAATGCGAGTTGCTGGGTAATGGTGCTGCCACCTTGTTTTTTACCTACAAGTGCATACAGAAATATCGTGAATGTACGTTTGAAATCTATACCCGAATGCTCTTTAAAACGAATATCTTCTGTTGCGATTAATGCATTGATTACATTGGGTGAGATTTCCTGATAACTTACATTAGAACGGTTCTGTACAAAATAGGTGCCCAGTACCCTGCTGTCATCCGCAAGGATTTCTGATGCCTGGTTGCTTTTTGGGTGCTCAATATCTCTGAAAGATGGCAGTTCTCCAAATAATCCGAATCCAATTGCCATAATGAACAGTGCAAACAATACCATCCCTCCAATCAATAACTTCCATAATCTATAATTATACTTCCTGATGTCCTCTTGTGAAAGTTTTTTGTTCATTTTAATAATTGTTTTTATAGAATTCCAGGTATTTGTTCAGAATATCTTTACTGGTTAATTTATCGAAGTTTTCTTTGCTGATCACGAAACCAGTATAAATACTAGCTGGAACCTTCATTATTTGTTTTAGCTGAGGGCTTATGCCATCTGCATAAGTTTTAGCCTCGTCAAAATTACTAAAGTTCCCTACATATATGAGCTGGTCATTGTCAAATTCTTTCAATTGATGCCTTAAATTCTGGCCCGAATAGTTTCCCCTGTTAAATTGCCCGATACCGAAACGTGAAGAGCTAAGCGTTAATGAGGCATCGGCTACATCAATAACATAATAATATACTGTCGAAACCGCAGTACTAAACATACCTTCTACTTTAATAGGAACGGCTGGTATTGGTTTTTCTGTTTTGGGTACGTTTGTTACTGCCGCAGATTCAATTTTATTGTTTTGCTGAACTGCGGGAATCACCTCTTGCCGGGCAGTTACACTTGGTGCAGGTGCCTGACGGATGGCAAAAGGAGGTTCATTCGGATCAAAGTCTATCAATGCAATTTTTCTTTTTTGAAAATCCTGGAGGTGTTCATTGATATAAGCAATATGATCTTTGACCAGGGGAGTGATCAGCTTGTCGTCTGGAAATGAATTCGTTATTCCATTAAATGTAGTTAAAAGTGTGTCCACGTGGTTTGTCCTGCCTATGGCTATTGCTTTTAAATAAGCGTATTGTGGGGACAGGTAATTTTCCTCTTTATTTTTTAGAACCTGATCAGCCATTTGCATTACACCTGTAAAATCTTTTTTCTGGTATTGTTCAAAAATGCTATTGTATTCTTTATTGAGGGTAGTTTCCAGTTCCGTTTGTTTTAAAGAAAATGAGGGATCAAGAATTGTTTTTGCATATACAGTGCCAGGAAATTCTTTTAAAATTTTGTTTTTATAATTTGTTGCTGCTGTTTGGTCTTTATTTTTATAAATGAGAAATAGGCCATAATAGGAAGCTGCCAGATGGTTGTTGCCTGGAAAACGGTTTAAAAGGATCTGGTATACCTCTTCTGCTTCTTCAGGGTCGTTAAGTTCCTGTAGATAGAAACTGGCAATATCGTAATAAGCATCAATGATTTTTTGATTGGATTGAGCAAGTTGTCCGGCAGTTAAAGGCAGAGCTGTCGTGTAGGCTTTTATTTCAGCCGTTTTATCAGAAAGCCCAGGATTGTCAATTCCTGCATTATTGGCCAAGGCGGTAGCCATGTTATTTGTAATGTCCTGATTGGTGGTCTGGGCAGATGAACGAATACTCTGGCGCCAGTTGTTTTCCAGTTTTCTGTTGCCCCATTTTTTCTTAAAGTCCGAATACCCTTTACTGAGTGCAGCAGCATTGCTAAAATAAAAAGTGCTGGAAGTTTGGGGCTTATTGCTTTCCGACAGGTTAAAGGCCAATGGGCTGGTATTAGGGCTAACCTGTGTATTTACAAGATCAGGTCTGCCAACAGGATTAAAGATTGCCTGTATTTTTGCCTCACGTTCCTTTTCAGGTAACCGGGCAATGTTTTGCAGCGTATCTTCCTTGGCAATGGTCTCATATCGTTTGGTCAGGTATTCTAGGTTTTGATTCTTTTTTACAATAAGTTCAAAACCCGGGTAGGTTTTAGGCAATGTATTAACAGCACTGTCATAATATAGTTTTGCATTCAGATAATCATGGAAATGCTTAAAATTCAGGTCGGCAATTTTTAAATAGGAAAGGCCTTTCTGATATTGGTTTTTTGTGCTTTTCTGAATCGACAGGAGATCGTACTTTTTAGCTTCCGCATAAGCTTCATCTGCAATTAAACTCTCTGCAATCTGATAATAGATCTGGTCAATATAATCGGTATTCTTATCGTCTTTTAACAATGCGAGCAATTCATCCTGTTTGTTAATTTTTTTGCCACTTAACAAGGCATTAATTTTAATGCGGTTCAGATTGGCATTGAAATACATTTCGAAAGGTGCATTGCTCTTTTGCACCTTACGGTAACTTAATAACGCTTCGGAATAGTTCTTTTGTTGTTCGGAAAGTTGGGCCAGGATATAGGTCCACCTGATTTTGTGCTGGCTATCATGGCTTGCCTTCACGGCATCTTTTAAGTAGGAGATTGCTACTGCATTTTTATGATGATATATGGATAGCTGGGCAAGTGTCGCTAATGGTTCAGCCGTATTTTTCTTTAAGTCGGGGATCATATAGGCAAGTGTATCTAGTGTTAGTTTGGCCTCATTTAACCTCCTCACCTGCATCAGGCTCCTGGCTTTCCAGTTTAAAGCCTCCACATAACTTTTCGTGTTGTTTTTATAATTCTTTATGACATAATCAAAATATTCGGCTGCATTAAAGTAATTACCTTTAAAAAAGTTGGCCTTTCCCAGCAGGATATAAGCATCATCCAGGTAGTTACTATAGCTTTTCTCAAGAATAATAATCTGTGCTTTTTTGATAATATCGTCCATTGTTTTAGCCCCGTTACCATCTTTCACTATAAAATTGCTATCGATTTCCGGACCAAGATAAACCGGCAAAACCTGGTCGTAATTTTCAGGGTATGCTTCGGCAAGCTCTTGCTGGTGTGTATTTAATATGACTTTGGCATTATAGATATAGTTATATCTGGCGGTTAAGTTTTGCATGCTTCTGGTGGTCGCATTGTCTTTTTGGGAACCGCAAGCATATATTATGCAGCTGCATAAGCTAAATAATATTACCTTTAAATTGTGGGTAGCGTAATTTTTCAATAGGACGAGTTAAAACTTATAAACAACAATATATATACAAAAGTATTTTATTCATCAATAATTTCTTAACAAAACACGTTTTTATTTATAGCACATTTGTTTATGAAAGACCCTAATCAAAGAAAAAAGAACCTGAATGCTTTTGCGAAATACTCTTCTATTAGCTTTCAAATGATAGTTGTTATTGGCGTGTTTGCCTTCATTGGACATAAAATTGATGTTTATCGCAATGCCAAAACACCAATCTTTACTGCGGGGTTCAGTTTGTTAGGTGTAGCCATTTCAATGTACCAGGTTGTAAAGCAACTAAATAAAAATGACTCCTGATTGTTGAAGCCAATAGTTATGTCTACTTTTGTGAAAAAACATAAAAATTG comes from the Pedobacter heparinus DSM 2366 genome and includes:
- a CDS encoding tetratricopeptide repeat protein, with the protein product MQNLTARYNYIYNAKVILNTHQQELAEAYPENYDQVLPVYLGPEIDSNFIVKDGNGAKTMDDIIKKAQIIILEKSYSNYLDDAYILLGKANFFKGNYFNAAEYFDYVIKNYKNNTKSYVEALNWKARSLMQVRRLNEAKLTLDTLAYMIPDLKKNTAEPLATLAQLSIYHHKNAVAISYLKDAVKASHDSQHKIRWTYILAQLSEQQKNYSEALLSYRKVQKSNAPFEMYFNANLNRIKINALLSGKKINKQDELLALLKDDKNTDYIDQIYYQIAESLIADEAYAEAKKYDLLSIQKSTKNQYQKGLSYLKIADLNFKHFHDYLNAKLYYDSAVNTLPKTYPGFELIVKKNQNLEYLTKRYETIAKEDTLQNIARLPEKEREAKIQAIFNPVGRPDLVNTQVSPNTSPLAFNLSESNKPQTSSTFYFSNAAALSKGYSDFKKKWGNRKLENNWRQSIRSSAQTTNQDITNNMATALANNAGIDNPGLSDKTAEIKAYTTALPLTAGQLAQSNQKIIDAYYDIASFYLQELNDPEEAEEVYQILLNRFPGNNHLAASYYGLFLIYKNKDQTAATNYKNKILKEFPGTVYAKTILDPSFSLKQTELETTLNKEYNSIFEQYQKKDFTGVMQMADQVLKNKEENYLSPQYAYLKAIAIGRTNHVDTLLTTFNGITNSFPDDKLITPLVKDHIAYINEHLQDFQKRKIALIDFDPNEPPFAIRQAPAPSVTARQEVIPAVQQNNKIESAAVTNVPKTEKPIPAVPIKVEGMFSTAVSTVYYYVIDVADASLTLSSSRFGIGQFNRGNYSGQNLRHQLKEFDNDQLIYVGNFSNFDEAKTYADGISPQLKQIMKVPASIYTGFVISKENFDKLTSKDILNKYLEFYKNNY
- a CDS encoding AtpZ/AtpI family protein; translated protein: MKDPNQRKKNLNAFAKYSSISFQMIVVIGVFAFIGHKIDVYRNAKTPIFTAGFSLLGVAISMYQVVKQLNKNDS